Part of the Bryobacteraceae bacterium genome is shown below.
GCAGGTAGACGCCGGCAAGCAGGCCGGCAATCGCAATCGCCGTCCATGCCGCCCGCGCGGCCCGCGCGTCGAATCCGAGCATATTCACCTATCCTACTCTCGGCGCCCGCTACCGGGCGGGCTCCCGGATATCCGGCGGGCGAATGTAGTTCGCTTCCGGAATCGCTGCATCCACCGCCTGGCCGCGCTCGTAACGCTGGAGCGCGATCTGCCCGATTGCCACTACAGGATGCTGCGACGCCGCCCGAATCACCTCGGCTTCGGCCGGCACACCTGCGAGGAAGCGGTCCAGGGGCGTCACGCACTCTTCGCGAACCAGATTCAGGTCGGCGTCGTAGACTGCGCCATACACCTCTCCACGCCGGGCGTCCAGAACTGGCGCGCGCAGCGCCTTCGTTCCGAACCACGCGAGGGCGGCGAGGTTCGAGACCGCGCACGCTGGCCGTTCCAGAGCGTGCGCAAGCCCTTTGGCCGCCGCCAGGGCGACGCGGACCCCGGTGAACGATCCCGGCCCGGCTCCCGCGGCGAAGCATTCAATATCCTGGAGACGAGCGCCCGCCTCGGCGAGCAGCGACTCGATCTCCAGGAACAGCTTTTGCGCGTGGCCGTCGGACGACTCGAGCGCCCGCACGATCGTTTCGCTGGGGCTCACCAAGGCGAATCCGGCCACGGGAGTGCTGGTATCAATCGCCAGGATCACTTACTTTCGCCCTTGACGATCTTATCCAGGGCATAGACCTTCCCATTGGCATTGATTCCATACAGCCGGAGATTTAGCACAGCCGGAAATCGTGACGCGATGCCGGCCGGAATTCGAAACTTACCCGTGGACCCGTCACCCAGCACCCGATAACCCCGTCCGTCGGCGGTCGCCTCAACCGTCCATAGATATAGCATCTCTTTCGATGCCTTGGTCTCCTTGGTGAGCTTGGCTTCGAACTGCACGGGCTCCCCAACACTCACGGTTTCACCGGCGGGAGACGCGATCTCGAAGGGAATCTTCGCCGGGGCCGCCTCAACCTGCTGCTGGAAGACGGGCCGGGAGGCGAACTTCCACGATTTCAGCATGCCTTCTTTGCGTCCATCCCTGGATAGGTGCAGAACCCAATCCGAATTGTTATCCGGCGGCGATCCCGCGAACCGTTCGCCCTTGTAATCTTTCTTCTCGTTGATCAACTCGCCGGTTGACGGGCGGAACCAATAGACTTCATATTTCTTCTTCTCTGTTACTAGCTGGACCGGTCCAGGTTTCTCCATGTAGACAATGTACTCCACGCCTTCCAGCGCCAACGCACGTCCGCCGTCGACCTCGAAAAACGGCTGCAACTCCCAGAATCGTGTTTCGGCGAAGAAGTCGTACCAGGCCGTCATGGCTTTGGCGCCGGGCGAATCGAGATACTTCGGATCCACTTCGAATTTGCGCCCGCCGTAGGTGCCCGTGTTCCCGAACGTCGGGTATTGCCCGTTCATCGTGGCATTCCAAAGGCGCCGCGTGTATTCCGCCGAGTCAACGTGATGCGGATGCGATTTTCCCGCTCCCGAGTCCTCGTATCCGAATTCGGCGTTCACCAGCGGAGCGCGAAGGATCTGCCGCTCCACCGCCCCGAGCGCGATCGATGAAGACTGGTAGAGCACGTAGTTCATCCAGCCATCCGCAAGCAAAGGACCGCTCGTCGCCGTTGTGTGCGTCGTACGCGGCTGCGAGTACGGATCGTACTTCTTCAGATAGGCGCCGATTTCCTTCAATAACGCCCGCCCGTCTTCGTATTCCTCGAACTCCTGCACTCCTTGCCAGGTGATCATCATCGGCGCATACCGCGACGCAACATACTTGATATACCTTTCGCGCTGCTCGCGCTCCGGGAATACCTTTGCGAGATGGTTCTGGTCTCCGGCCAGAATCAGGTCGGCGAAAATGCCCTTCCGGTTCATGGCGAGCACCCGCGCGTCCACCTGTTGAAAGTGTTCGATGTTCGGCTGGTCGGGCGACAGATAGGCTGGCCGGAGCTTCTCATCGTTGTGCATCAGCAGGCCGCGGATATGCGTAAACTTCTGCGCAGCCCGCTTCTCGATCACCTGGTCAAACACATCCTGGGGAATCCAGGCGAACCGGTAGCTGGTGTCGCCCATCCACAGGTGCGCAACCCGTGTCTCGGTGGTCGACCATGCGTAGACGTTGTCCGGACGGATGAATCCGGGGTGATCGGACGCGGTGGCATTGATCGAATCCGTCTTGCCGTTGATCGATTTCAGATTCGATGTGATCCGGTAGACGTGTTCACCGGGGTCCTGCGGTGTGAAACGTAGCACCAAACGCCGCCCGCCGTCCCAGAAACCGTTGATCATCGTCGTCCGAAAACGCGGCGACCGGAACTCCGCGTGGAGCGAAACGGTGAGATACGGATTCGGATGCTCGGCGGCCTCTTCAGCCGTCATCTCCAGAACCACGTCGATGGGCGTGTAGATCGGTGTTTCCGCGGCGGCCAGCACACTGGCAAACGCCGCGAGAGCGAGCAAACGAACCATAGCTCTATCTATAGCAAAGCCCCGCTGACCGGCCGCGCCCTAGCGAGGGGCAACGTCGCGAATCCGAATGTTCCGGAACCAGATGACGCTGAAGCGGTCATGGAGTTGCAGACCCACCGGACCCGTCACCGGACGTCCGGGTTCGCCGGCGAACTTCGCCACCTCGCGCCCGTTGAGCAGAATGCGGATGCCTTGCTTCCGGGATTCGATATCGAGAGCGTTCCATCCGCCCTGTTTCTCGTGACCGAATTCCGCCGGAGCGAAGAGGTAGATGCTGCCGGTGGGGTACTTGGTCTTCACACCGTTCAGGATCTGGATTTCGTAACCAAAATGGGCCGGCGTTTTCGAATAATCGGGCGACGGGCCGATCGCGTATTTGCCGCGGGTGGAATCGCGGATCGAGATGCCGCTATTGCCGCCCGGGGCAGTGAGGTATTCGAGGTGCAGATCGTAGTCGCCGAACTCCTGCGTTGTATAAAGCCATGATTGCGTCTGCCGCCAGTCGTGGTACTTCTTCTCGTCGAGCGACACCGGCCATGCCGGGCTGAACGGGATCTTCCCGCCGTCGGTGGCCTGCGCCATGAGGATGCCACCTTCGAGTACCACCCATTTTCCGTCGCCCACCACCTGCCAGCCGTCGAGGTTCCGGCCGTTGAACAGGTCCCGCCAATCGGCGGCGGCGGCCGCCGCCACGATCGTCAGTCCCAGCCCGATCGTCAATCCCGGAATGATGCGCCGCATGGCGCTCACTATATCAGGCTTGCTTGCACCCGAACGGGGAATCGCACTGAGCGCGCGATGAAGCACAGCGAATGCGCCCGTTCGTGGAGTGCATCGAGGTCTGATGCACGGAGGGAGTCCGCCAATCCCACTTCGGGCCGCAGCACTACCTCGACAAATTCTCCGGAGCCATCCGAGTTCTCGCGCATCGTTCCT
Proteins encoded:
- a CDS encoding DUF5060 domain-containing protein — its product is MVRLLALAAFASVLAAAETPIYTPIDVVLEMTAEEAAEHPNPYLTVSLHAEFRSPRFRTTMINGFWDGGRRLVLRFTPQDPGEHVYRITSNLKSINGKTDSINATASDHPGFIRPDNVYAWSTTETRVAHLWMGDTSYRFAWIPQDVFDQVIEKRAAQKFTHIRGLLMHNDEKLRPAYLSPDQPNIEHFQQVDARVLAMNRKGIFADLILAGDQNHLAKVFPEREQRERYIKYVASRYAPMMITWQGVQEFEEYEDGRALLKEIGAYLKKYDPYSQPRTTHTTATSGPLLADGWMNYVLYQSSSIALGAVERQILRAPLVNAEFGYEDSGAGKSHPHHVDSAEYTRRLWNATMNGQYPTFGNTGTYGGRKFEVDPKYLDSPGAKAMTAWYDFFAETRFWELQPFFEVDGGRALALEGVEYIVYMEKPGPVQLVTEKKKYEVYWFRPSTGELINEKKDYKGERFAGSPPDNNSDWVLHLSRDGRKEGMLKSWKFASRPVFQQQVEAAPAKIPFEIASPAGETVSVGEPVQFEAKLTKETKASKEMLYLWTVEATADGRGYRVLGDGSTGKFRIPAGIASRFPAVLNLRLYGINANGKVYALDKIVKGESK
- a CDS encoding DUF1080 domain-containing protein, which produces MRRIIPGLTIGLGLTIVAAAAAADWRDLFNGRNLDGWQVVGDGKWVVLEGGILMAQATDGGKIPFSPAWPVSLDEKKYHDWRQTQSWLYTTQEFGDYDLHLEYLTAPGGNSGISIRDSTRGKYAIGPSPDYSKTPAHFGYEIQILNGVKTKYPTGSIYLFAPAEFGHEKQGGWNALDIESRKQGIRILLNGREVAKFAGEPGRPVTGPVGLQLHDRFSVIWFRNIRIRDVAPR
- the tsaB gene encoding tRNA (adenosine(37)-N6)-threonylcarbamoyltransferase complex dimerization subunit type 1 TsaB — encoded protein: MILAIDTSTPVAGFALVSPSETIVRALESSDGHAQKLFLEIESLLAEAGARLQDIECFAAGAGPGSFTGVRVALAAAKGLAHALERPACAVSNLAALAWFGTKALRAPVLDARRGEVYGAVYDADLNLVREECVTPLDRFLAGVPAEAEVIRAASQHPVVAIGQIALQRYERGQAVDAAIPEANYIRPPDIREPAR